A region of the Agromyces sp. CF514 genome:
GGTCGGCGACGCAGGCGAGCCCGATGCCGCGGCGAGCCTCGCGCGCACCGCAGTCGCCGTCTCGCTCGGCCGCGACGAGCGGGGCGATCCGGCCGCCCATCCCGGGCCGGGCCCCGTGCACCTGAACCTGCAGTTCTCCGAGCCGCTCTCGACCCCGGTGCACCTCGACGAGGCGCCCACGGTCGACGACCGGCGGGCCGACGCCTCTGCGGCGACTCCGGAATCCGCCGATGCCGTCGCCGTGCCCGGGGCCGACCGCAAGGGCGCGCTCATCGCAGCGGGCCCGCGCACCGTCGTCGTCGCCGGCGCCGGAGCAGGTCCCGGCGCCGAGCAGTTCGCACGCGAGGGCGGTTGGCCGCTGCTCGCCGAGGTCACGAGCGGCGCCAGGTTCGGCCCGAACCTGGTGGTCGCGGCTCGCGAGCTCCTGAACGAGCCCGGCTTCGGCGATCGCGTCGAGCGGGTCGTGGTCTTCGGGCATCCGACGCTGTCGCGCGAGGTTCCGGCGCTCGTGCAGCGCTCCGACGTCGAGGCGATCGTCGTCTCCCCGTCGGGCATCGAGTGGTACAACCCGGGGCGGCGCGTCCGACGCTTCGAGCGGGCCGTGCACGCGGAGCCCGCGTCCACGCCGATGCCGCCCGAGGCGCGCGAGTGGCTCGGGCGCTGGGTGCACGCGAGCCGTTCGATCGTCGATGCCGGCCTGCCGCAGACGCTCGGCCTCATGAGCGGGGTCGACGAGACCGGGCACGTCTCCGACTACGCGGCGCAGCGCGAGTACATGAAGGCGCAGCTCGCCGCGGTGCGCGAACCCGTCTCCCGCCGCATGCTCGTCGACGCCGTCTGGGCGGCGACGTGGCCGCACGACCGGCTCGTGTTCGGTGCGTCGAGGCTCATCCGCGACGCCGACCGCGCGGTGCCGGGCCGACGCATCACCGTGCACGCGAACCGCGGTCTCGCGGGCATCGACGGCACCGTCGCGACCGCGTTCGGCGTCGCGATCGCGAGCGGAGGCGTCACGCGCGCCGTCATCGGCGACCTCACGCTGCTCCACGACGTCGGGTCGCTGCTCCTCGCCGCAGGCGAGGCGCGCCCGCGCCTGCAGGTCATCGTGGGCAACGACGGAGGCGGCACGATCTTCGACGCGCTCGAGGTCGCGGGCTCGGCCGACGCGGCCGAGTTCGACCGAGTGCAGTACACCCCGCAGGCGGTCGACCTCGCGGCCCTCGCCGCGGCCTACGGCTGGGGCTACGCGCGTGCCACGACCCGCGGCGAGCTGAGCGACGCGCTCGCAGCGCCCGTCGACGGGCCGACCCTGCTCGAGGTGCCGCTGCCGCGCTGAGCGGTCGCCGGTCCAGAAGGCGCGCCGGCGCCGTCTCGAGACCGGCACCCGCCGAGGTGTCGCCGAGCCGGCGACCCCTTGCCGCGGCATCCGCTCGCTCGACATCATGGAGGCGTGCGCGGTGCCGCGCCGCGCGAGGGGAGCCAGCATGAACCACGCGCCGCACTGGACCGCAGACCCGCTCGACCTGCTGAGGGTGGGGGAGGGATTCCGGCTCGCCGACGTCGACCCCGACGGGAAGCCCGGATTCGACGGGGGCAAGTCCGGTGGACAGCGGGCGCTCGCCGACGGAGTCGCCCGGCTCGCCGACCTGCAGGAACAGCTCTTCGCGTGCAGCCGACTCGGCGACGAGCGGCGGATCCTGCTCGTGCTGCAGGCCATGGACACCGCGGGCAAGGGCGGCATCGTGAAGCACGTCATGGGGTCGGTCGACCCGCAGGGCGTGCAGCTCGCGAGCTTCAAGAAGCCGACCGAGGAGGAACTCGCCCACGACTTCCTCTGGCGCATCCATAAGGAGGCTCCCGAGCCGGGCATGATCGGGGTCTTCGACCGGTCGCACTACGAGGACGTGCTCATCGGGCGCGTCCGGGAGCTCGCCCCGGCCGCCGAGATCGAGCGGCGCTACGACGCCATCAACGACTTCGAGCGCGAACTCGCCGCGACGGGCACGACCATCATCAAGGTGATGCTGCACATCTCGCCCGACGAGCAGCGCGAGCGCCTGCAGGAGCGCCTCGACCGGCCGGACAAGCATTGGAAGTTCAACCCCGGCGACATCGACGAGCGGTTGCTCGCCCCGAAGTACCAGCAGGCCTATCAGGTCGTCTTCGAGCGCACGGCGACGACGGACGCCCCGTGGTACGTGATCCCCGCGAACCGCAAGTGGTACGCGCGGCTCGCCGTGCAGCACCTGCTGATCGACGCGCTCGAGCGCATGCGGCTCGACTGGCCGAAGGCCGACTTCGACGTCGAGGAGCAGAAGGCCAGGCTCGCCGCGAGCTGACCCGCGCGGACGCGTCGCTCGCGCCTACCCGCCGAACGCCTCGACGATCGGGCGGAACTTCATGACGGTCTCTGCGAGCTCGTCGGCGGGAACCGAGTCGTGCACGATGCCGCAGCCGGCGTAGGCGCGCACCGTGCCGTCGGGGTCGATCTGCGCGCAGCGGAGCGCGATCGCCCACTCGCCGTCGCCGTCGCCGTCGACCCAGCCGACGGGGCCCGCGTAGCGCCCGCGGTCGAAGCCCTCGAGCTCGGCGAGCACCGACAGGGCGACCCGGCGCGGGGTTCCTGCGACCGCGGCCGTCGGATGCACGGCGCGCACGAGGTCGAGTGCGCTCGAGCCGTCGCCGAGCGTGCCCTTGAGGTCGGTGGCGAGGTGCCAGAGGTTCGGCAGTTGCAGCGTGAACGGCTCGGGGCTGGTGTCGAGGCGGGCGGTGTGCGGCTCGAGGCGCTTGACCGCGCTCGCCACCGCGAGGGCGTGCTCCGCGCGGTCCTTCGCCGACTCGCTCAGGGCGACGGCACGCTCGCGATCGGATGCCTCGCCGGCACCCCGAGCGGACGTGCCGGCCAGCACACGGGCCGAGACCGTGCCGTGGTCGACGCGCACGAGGGTCTCGGGGCTCGCGCCGATCAGGCCGTCGACCGCGAACACCCACGTGTCGGGATAATCCTCGGCGAGCCGGTGGATCGTGGCGCGCAGGCCGTCCTCCTCGTGCAGCTCGCCCACGAGCTCGCGTGCGAGCACGACCTTCGCGAGCTCGCCGCCGTCGATTCGCCGCACGGCCTCGGCCACCGCGGCCTCGTAGCGCTCGGGCGGCACCGCGCCAGGCGAGAACGTCACGCGGGGCACGCGGCGGCGAGGCGCCGGCTCGGGGATCTCGACCTCGACGGATGCCGCGGCATCCGCACTCCCGTCGTCGCCGTGCGCGGACGCGTCGTCGTCGCGCTCGGCCAGCGCGATGCGGGTGACCCAGGCCCTGCCGTCGCGGCGCCCCAGCACGAGCTCGGGCACGACGAGCACGCTCGTGGACGCGGACTCGTCGGCGAACGCGAACGCGCCGAAGGCCACGAGTCCCGTGCCGGGCAACCCGACGCGATCGTCGATGTCTGCGTCGGCCGAGAGCTCGGTCCAGACGGCGGCCGCGTCGGCCACCCGGTCGACGCCCGACGTCTCGATGCGGAGCGTCTCGCCCAGGCCCACGATGCCCTCGCCGCGGCGCATCCAGAGCAGCGGATGCCGGGGGTCGGCGCGGGGGATCAGCGGCGCGAGTTCGTCGACCGGCTCGGTTCGCACCACGAGGCGCGACCGGGAGCGCTCGCGCGCGGCATCCGTGTTCGTCACCGGATCAGCCTACGACTCGGGTGCCGTGCGGCGGCTGCGCCCGTGCTCAGGCCTCGACGACCTCGACACCGCGCCAGAACGCGACGTGCCCCGCGATCTCGGAGGCGGCCTCGGACGGCGTCGGGTAGAACCAGGCCGCGTTGGGGTTGCGCGACCCGTCGACGTCGACATGGAAGTAGCTGGCGGTGCCCTTCCAGTGGCACACGCTGCGGTTCTCGCTCGAGGAGAAGTGCGCGTCGACGATCGACTCGCGGGGGAAGTAGTGGTTGCCTTCGACGACGACCGTGTCGTCGGACTGGGCGATGACCGTGCCGTTCCAGATGGCCTTCATGCGTGCTCCTCATGCTCTCGGATCGACCGGCCGACCGGCCGGCGGGTCGGCGTGTCGTACTGCGGCCCGAGAGGTCCAACGCGGTCGGCCGCTCGGGCATTCCGTGCGCCCGACCGCGGTCCGGGGCCGAGACGGCCGGCCGCATGCTTCCCAGCGCATGCGATGCATCCGCCGCATAGGATCGGAGGATGACGCGCGCAGATCTGGGCAAGGATCCCGGCCAGGTATCGGCGATGTTCGATCGGGTGGCCGCACGCTACGACCGCACGAACACCGTGCTCTCGATGGGCAACGCGCCGCTCTGGCGCATCGCCACGACGCGCGCCGTCGCGCCGAAGCCGGGCGAGCGCATCCTCGACGTCGCCGCGGGCACGGGCACGTCGAGCGCGAGCCTCGCCGCGTCGGGTGCGTCCGTCGTCGCCGCCGACTTCTCGCCCGGAATGATCGAGGTCGGCCGCGCGCGCCAGGAGCGCGTGCCTAACCTCGTGTTCGTCGAGGCCGACGCCACGAACCTGCCATTCGGCGACGCCGAGTTCGACGCCGTGACGATCTCGTTCGGCCTGCGCAACGTCAACGGACCCGAGAAGGCGCTCGCCGAGTTCCTCCGCGTGACCAAGCCCGGCGGGCGCCTCGTGATCTGCGAGTTCTCGCAGCCGCCGACGGCGCTCATCCGGCAGGGCTACCACGCCTACCAGCGTTACGTCATGCCGACGCTCGTGCGACTCTCGAGCTCGAACGACGACGCCTACGACTACCTCAACGAGTCGATCGACGCATGGCCCGAGCAGCCGCAGCTCGCGGCGCTCATCCGCAGCGTCGGGTACACCGACGTCGCGTGGCGCAACCTCACCGGCGGCATCGTCGCGCTGCACCGGGCCCGCAAGCCGCTCGCCTGAAACCCGGCCTGATCGGCGGCTCGACACGGTGTCGACCGGGAGGGCACGCCGTGGAAGCCGTGTCGATCGGGCACACAGGCCCGCCCAGATAGACTCGGGATCGTGAATCCGAGCCATCCGGTCGTACGTCGCGGCTCAGCGCTCGCTTCGAACCTCGGTCTGAGCGAACGCCTGTTCGCGTCATCCGCCGACAAGGCGATCGCGAAGGCGATCGACGACGGCATCGACCGGGTCGAAGCGGGTCTCGTGCGCGAGGTCAGTTTCGCCGATTCGATCGCGGATGCCTCGACCCGCTACCTGCTCGACGCGGGCGGCAAGCGCGTGCGGCCCATGCTGACGCTGCTCACCGCGCAGCTCGGCGCCGGCATCACCGACGACGTCGTGACGGCCGCCGAGGCGATCGAGATCACGCACCTGGGGTCGCTGTACCACGACGACGTCATGGACGAGTCCGAACGTCGGCGCGGCGTTCCGAGCGCGCAGACCGTGTGGGGCAACTCCGTCGCCATCCTCACGGGCGACCTGCTGTTCGCCCGTGCGAGCCAGCTCATGGCCGGCCTCGGCGAGCGTGCGATCCGCATGCAGGCGGGCACCTTCGAGCGCCTCGTGCTCGGCCAGCTGCACGAGACCGTCGGCCCGGGCGAGGGCGACGACCCGATCGAGCACTACATCCAGGTGCTCGCCGACAAGACCGGCTCGCTCATCGCGGCGGCCGCGCAGTCGGGCCTCGTGTTCTCGGGCGCAGACCCCGCCTACGAGGCGCCGGTCGTCGAGTTCGGCGAGAAGATCGGCATCGCGTTCCAGCTCATCGACGACGTCATCGACCTCTCGCCCCAGCCCGAGACCACGGGCAAGGTGCCCGGCACCGACCTGCGCGCGGGAGTCGTGACGCTTCCGGTGCTGCGCCTGGCCGAAATGGCGAAGACCGATGCCGCGTCGGCCGACCTGCTGCGCCGCATCGAGCGCGACGTGCGGGTGCTGATCGACCCCGCCGACGCCGGTGACCCGCACGACACCAACACGCTCGCGTCGCGCATCGTGCCCTCGCGCGAGACCGTCGACGCGATCGTCGCCGAGCTCCGCGAGCACGAGGCGACCATGGCGACGCTCGACGAGGCGCACCGCTGGGCGCGCGAGGCCGTCGCGGCGCTCGCGCCGCTGCCGGAGGGCACCGTGAAGAAGGCGCTCGTGCGCTTCGCCGAGACGGTCGTCGACCGGGCCAGCTGAGGCGCGATTCCGGCGCGCGCGGGGGCGCTTCGGGCATCCGGAGTTCGAATCGGGGAGGATCGAGCACGTGACCAGGACCAAGCTTCGGCTCGCGATCGTCGGCGCAGGGCCGGCCGGCATCTACGCCGCCGACATCCTGCTGAAGGCCGAGCGCAACTTCGACGTCTCGATCGACCTGTTCGACCACCTGCCGGCCCCGTACGGGCTGGTGCGGTACGGCGTGGCGCCCGACCACCCGCGCATCAAGGGCATCATCACGGCCCTGCGCGAGGTGCTCGACCGGGGCGACATCCGCATCTTCGGCAACGTGCGCTTCGGCGTCGATATCACGCTCGACGACCTCAAGCGCCACTACAACGCGGTCATCTTCGCGACCGGTGCGGTCGAGGACGCCTCGCTCAGGGTGCCGGGCGCCGAGCTTCAGGGCTCCTACGGCGCCGCGGAGTTCGTGAGCTGGTTCGACGGGCACCCAGACGTGCCCCGCACCTGGCCGCTCGAGGCCGAGTCGGTCGCGGTGATCGGCAACGGCAACGTCGCGCTCGACGTCTCCCGCATGCTCGCGAAGCACGTCGAGGACCTCATGGTCACCGAGATCCCCGACAACGTCGCGGCCGGCCTCTCGGCCTCGCCCGTGACCGACGTGCACGTGTTCGGGCGACGCGGGCCGACGTCGGTCAAGTTCACGCCCCTCGAGCTGCGCGAGCTCGGCGAGCTGCGCGACGTCGACATGATCGTCCACGACGAGGACTTCGACTACGACGACGCCGCACATGCGGCCGTCGCAGGCAACAAGCAGGTCTTCGTCATCGACAAGGTGCTGCAGCAGTGGCGTCGGCGCGAGGTCGGCGAGGCGACGCGGCGCCTCCACCTGCACTTCTTCGCCAAGCCGCTCGAGATCGTCGACGACGGCACCGGGCGCGTCGGCGCGATCCGGTGGGAGCGCACGCGATCCGACGGCGCGGGCGGCGTCGTCGGAACCGGCGAGATCCGCGAACTGCCGGTCCAAGCCGTCTACCGCGCGGTCGGGTACTTCGGTTCGCCGCTTCCCGGCGTGCCGTTCGACGAGCAGTTCGGCGTGATCCCGAACCACGAGGGACAGGTGCTCACGCGAGACCCCGAGACGGGCGAGGCGCGGCAGATGTACGGCGTCTACGCGACCGGCTGGATCAAGCGCGGGCCCGTCGGCCTCATCGGGCACACGAAGTCCGACGCCATGGAGACGATCAAGCACGTCATCAACGACCTCGGCAACTGGTGGACCCCCGAGTGGCCCTCCGAGGAGTCGGTGCTCGAGATGCTCGACGCCCGCGGCATCGCCTACACCGACCTCGACGGATGGCACCGCCTCGACCAGCACGAGCGCTCGCTCGGCGAGGCCGAGGGTCGCGTGCGCATCAAGGTCGTGCCCCGCGACGACATGGTGCAGGTCTCGCGCGGCGAGGTCTGATCGGGGTCCGTGCGGCCTCGGCGCGTGCTGCGGCCGAGTCGCAGCTCGCGCAGGCGACTGCCCGGGCGTGACGGCGCGGCTGTGCAGCGTCGCGTGCCGCGGCGGCGCGACCGACTAGTGTGCAGCCTGTGATCATCGCCGAGCCGCTCGCCGTCGCCGTCGCCGCACTCGTCGGCGCGGTGCTCGGCTGGTGGCCGCTCGCGCGGTGGTCTGCGCACGTGCTCGTCACGGAGCGCGGACGGTCGGTCCGCCGCTCGACGCTTCGCATCGCCTGCGCGGCGGTCGCCGCCGCCGGATTCGGCCTGCTGACCTGGCGGTTCTGGCAGACGGCCGAGCTGCCGGCGCTGCTGGCGTTCGCCGCGGCATCCGCCGTGCTCGGCGTCGTCGACGTGATCGAGCGACGCCTGCCCAACGTCGTGATCGGGTGGTTCGGGGCGGTGACGGCCGGGCTCCTGCTGCTCGCGGCCGTGCTCGGGGGAAACTGGCAGGGACCGCTCCAGGCCCTCGCAGGAGGGACAGGCATGTTCGCCGTGTACTTCGTGCTCGCCCTCATCTCGCCGTCGTCGATGGGCATGGGCGACGTGAAACTCGCGGCCCCGCTGGGCATGCTGCTGGGCTGGTTCGGGCTCCAGACGTGGCTCTACGGCCTGCTCGGGGCGTTCGTGATCGGCGGCGTGCTGGCCCTGATCGGCCTTGCAACGAGGCGGGTCACGCTGCGCGGATCGATCCCATTCGGGCCCTCGATGCTCGCCGGCGCGCTGGTCGCACTGCTCATCGCGGGCTGAGACGCCTCGCCTGCATCGCGGGTGGATTTCGCGCCGGACCGGCCAATTACGGCCGGATGCGCGGTTGGCCCCCACAGGAGGTCCCCCTTAATGCGGACCCCCTCTTGTGGGGAATATGCGTTCGCATCCAAGCGACTTACGGTCGATCCCACTTGATCTCCGGATCAGGGAGTCAACCCCACCACCGTCGCTGGGTTGCGACGGTCCGAACCCGAAGGACACACCACCATGCTGAAGGCATACTCGCGCATCCAGGCGCGCATCAACTCCCTCCGCTCCGAAGAAGTCGGCGCCACCGCCGTCGAGTACGGACTCATCGTCTCGCTCATCGCCGTTGCGATCATCGCCGGCGTCACCCTCCTGGGCGGCAACCTGCAGACCATGTTCAACGGCGTCGCCGGCGACATCAAGGCGCCGTAACTCCCCAGCCCCCGGTGGCCCTGACCAGTCGGGCCACCGGGCGGTACGGCACCCGGCCGTGCTCCGCCCCGCCCCAGCCATCCAGACCCGAAGGATGCATCGTGCGCACCACCCCCCTGCGCCTCGCCCGCCCCGGCGTCGACGACCGTGCCCGCGGTCGCGCCGGTGAGCGCGGCGCCGCGGCCGTCGAGTTCGCG
Encoded here:
- the menD gene encoding 2-succinyl-5-enolpyruvyl-6-hydroxy-3-cyclohexene-1-carboxylic-acid synthase, which encodes MAEASGERPASNLQRSPATASALALLTGFVRAGVRDVVVAPGSRSQALALVAAELERVGAIRLHVRIDERSAGFLALGLAVESGRPAVVVVTSGTAVANLHPAVLEAHHSGVPLIVCSADRPIGLRGIRSNQTTVQPGIFADAVRLERDVPAPVGDAGEPDAAASLARTAVAVSLGRDERGDPAAHPGPGPVHLNLQFSEPLSTPVHLDEAPTVDDRRADASAATPESADAVAVPGADRKGALIAAGPRTVVVAGAGAGPGAEQFAREGGWPLLAEVTSGARFGPNLVVAARELLNEPGFGDRVERVVVFGHPTLSREVPALVQRSDVEAIVVSPSGIEWYNPGRRVRRFERAVHAEPASTPMPPEAREWLGRWVHASRSIVDAGLPQTLGLMSGVDETGHVSDYAAQREYMKAQLAAVREPVSRRMLVDAVWAATWPHDRLVFGASRLIRDADRAVPGRRITVHANRGLAGIDGTVATAFGVAIASGGVTRAVIGDLTLLHDVGSLLLAAGEARPRLQVIVGNDGGGTIFDALEVAGSADAAEFDRVQYTPQAVDLAALAAAYGWGYARATTRGELSDALAAPVDGPTLLEVPLPR
- a CDS encoding Flp family type IVb pilin encodes the protein MLKAYSRIQARINSLRSEEVGATAVEYGLIVSLIAVAIIAGVTLLGGNLQTMFNGVAGDIKAP
- a CDS encoding class I SAM-dependent methyltransferase, with translation MTRADLGKDPGQVSAMFDRVAARYDRTNTVLSMGNAPLWRIATTRAVAPKPGERILDVAAGTGTSSASLAASGASVVAADFSPGMIEVGRARQERVPNLVFVEADATNLPFGDAEFDAVTISFGLRNVNGPEKALAEFLRVTKPGGRLVICEFSQPPTALIRQGYHAYQRYVMPTLVRLSSSNDDAYDYLNESIDAWPEQPQLAALIRSVGYTDVAWRNLTGGIVALHRARKPLA
- a CDS encoding A24 family peptidase, with translation MIIAEPLAVAVAALVGAVLGWWPLARWSAHVLVTERGRSVRRSTLRIACAAVAAAGFGLLTWRFWQTAELPALLAFAAASAVLGVVDVIERRLPNVVIGWFGAVTAGLLLLAAVLGGNWQGPLQALAGGTGMFAVYFVLALISPSSMGMGDVKLAAPLGMLLGWFGLQTWLYGLLGAFVIGGVLALIGLATRRVTLRGSIPFGPSMLAGALVALLIAG
- a CDS encoding isochorismate synthase MenF codes for the protein MTNTDAARERSRSRLVVRTEPVDELAPLIPRADPRHPLLWMRRGEGIVGLGETLRIETSGVDRVADAAAVWTELSADADIDDRVGLPGTGLVAFGAFAFADESASTSVLVVPELVLGRRDGRAWVTRIALAERDDDASAHGDDGSADAAASVEVEIPEPAPRRRVPRVTFSPGAVPPERYEAAVAEAVRRIDGGELAKVVLARELVGELHEEDGLRATIHRLAEDYPDTWVFAVDGLIGASPETLVRVDHGTVSARVLAGTSARGAGEASDRERAVALSESAKDRAEHALAVASAVKRLEPHTARLDTSPEPFTLQLPNLWHLATDLKGTLGDGSSALDLVRAVHPTAAVAGTPRRVALSVLAELEGFDRGRYAGPVGWVDGDGDGEWAIALRCAQIDPDGTVRAYAGCGIVHDSVPADELAETVMKFRPIVEAFGG
- a CDS encoding DUF427 domain-containing protein, coding for MKAIWNGTVIAQSDDTVVVEGNHYFPRESIVDAHFSSSENRSVCHWKGTASYFHVDVDGSRNPNAAWFYPTPSEAASEIAGHVAFWRGVEVVEA
- a CDS encoding polyphosphate kinase 2 family protein; the encoded protein is MNHAPHWTADPLDLLRVGEGFRLADVDPDGKPGFDGGKSGGQRALADGVARLADLQEQLFACSRLGDERRILLVLQAMDTAGKGGIVKHVMGSVDPQGVQLASFKKPTEEELAHDFLWRIHKEAPEPGMIGVFDRSHYEDVLIGRVRELAPAAEIERRYDAINDFERELAATGTTIIKVMLHISPDEQRERLQERLDRPDKHWKFNPGDIDERLLAPKYQQAYQVVFERTATTDAPWYVIPANRKWYARLAVQHLLIDALERMRLDWPKADFDVEEQKARLAAS
- a CDS encoding FAD-dependent oxidoreductase, yielding MTRTKLRLAIVGAGPAGIYAADILLKAERNFDVSIDLFDHLPAPYGLVRYGVAPDHPRIKGIITALREVLDRGDIRIFGNVRFGVDITLDDLKRHYNAVIFATGAVEDASLRVPGAELQGSYGAAEFVSWFDGHPDVPRTWPLEAESVAVIGNGNVALDVSRMLAKHVEDLMVTEIPDNVAAGLSASPVTDVHVFGRRGPTSVKFTPLELRELGELRDVDMIVHDEDFDYDDAAHAAVAGNKQVFVIDKVLQQWRRREVGEATRRLHLHFFAKPLEIVDDGTGRVGAIRWERTRSDGAGGVVGTGEIRELPVQAVYRAVGYFGSPLPGVPFDEQFGVIPNHEGQVLTRDPETGEARQMYGVYATGWIKRGPVGLIGHTKSDAMETIKHVINDLGNWWTPEWPSEESVLEMLDARGIAYTDLDGWHRLDQHERSLGEAEGRVRIKVVPRDDMVQVSRGEV
- a CDS encoding polyprenyl synthetase family protein, whose amino-acid sequence is MNPSHPVVRRGSALASNLGLSERLFASSADKAIAKAIDDGIDRVEAGLVREVSFADSIADASTRYLLDAGGKRVRPMLTLLTAQLGAGITDDVVTAAEAIEITHLGSLYHDDVMDESERRRGVPSAQTVWGNSVAILTGDLLFARASQLMAGLGERAIRMQAGTFERLVLGQLHETVGPGEGDDPIEHYIQVLADKTGSLIAAAAQSGLVFSGADPAYEAPVVEFGEKIGIAFQLIDDVIDLSPQPETTGKVPGTDLRAGVVTLPVLRLAEMAKTDAASADLLRRIERDVRVLIDPADAGDPHDTNTLASRIVPSRETVDAIVAELREHEATMATLDEAHRWAREAVAALAPLPEGTVKKALVRFAETVVDRAS